The genomic interval aGGATGTAGCTGCCTTGGTTGATAAGTAATATATTACGTGAATATTTTTATTCCTCTTcggtgaaataaaaatattcacatGTGCCGGATTCATCGCTTCACGTTTATTTCCTCGTATGCAAAGAATTGGTGGTATATTTTCCACAGTCAAATACCCTGCTAAAATTTATGTTTAGAAAACAACACTTAAAAATACATAGTGCTAGAAAAGCttgataaaaattgtatttaagcTTAAGTGAAAATTTCGGTAAAAGTTCTAGAAAATAGGCCACAGATTTTTTCTAAGACATCATATTATTTGGGGTCTTTAAAATAATAGCTAGGATAAAATACGTATATCATCAATTAGGTACAGTTGACAACAGCTATGAATGAACTGAGTTCTAAATCTTGTCTTGACAAAGAACTATTATGAACTGGTCAAGACCAGAGTTTTATAGAAATCTCTTGGAGAGTATAGCTGTAAGCTGGTAcagaagtaggtactacttgatcatttttatttgcaatgaATTTTTGAAGTAAACCAACAAAATGAGCACATTTAAATTGTAACCGCAATAGTCAacttatcaaaattatttcgATTTATCAATCAAGTCAGTAATTAGTTAGTTAAAAAACCAGTGCTCTagtattgtttttaaaattctactaAAAATAGGTAGTCTAACAGTAAGTTAAGCCTACCAGCACTGCACCAAAATAAAGTCTTATCGAATATGAATAGCTGCTGCAATATTAAATTTAGGTGggaattttcttttataaaatgcAATTTGCTACAAAAATCTAAGCttgtaaaatatttcaaaagatTGACTTTATACCTACCAATAATGAAGTCATAATTCATAAATTGTCCTAATTGATCACTAAGATTATAACTATATAACTTACAACTATGTTATATAAATTTTGTGCAGCTCTTAATCTATATATTTATTGTACTAAACATTGAACAATTAATTGTGAATCACAATTCAAGTTGgcttaaacatatttttatgctTTCAAAAACTACTGCattaatagatataatattatgtacttagaaAAATTTCTTAGCCTTTGCTAAGAaaatttttaagaaaaatattagtCATGTCTTCACATGACTAATATTTTGAGAAACGTTTGAGAAAATTACccattacatattttattataataaaaataggttaAGAAATAATGTGGTTAAATTTTTTGAACTGCTGTCATTTGTTGTGAGCTCTCTCTTAACTACTTTTACCTTACAACTATTTGATCTATCAATTCCTTCAAACATTTTCATTTGATTGTATAAATACTACCAAAATATACAATAGCAACgcttaaattttaaactttgtttctgtgatgtaacacaAGAAAAAGGAAAAGAAGCACCAGTTGTATATCAGGCAGTTAAAGTTATGTTAGTGTTAAACTTTGAGCATTATCAAAATCTAATTTTTCCACTTTTTAGGGCTGCTAGATCAAATCTCTACACTCTACAGTAGAGATAAGTTGTCCTTTGTGCGCATCTTTTCATTGTACATAACTTATGGGTACATGAATAAATAAGACCAAAACTGGTTGCACAAGTAACGGTTTGTTACCTTTAATTTATAGATGTATGAATATTGGTTGAGTATAGCCCACTTGGCTTTTTATTGATGGtcaaattttaatgaaattttgacTATCTGACATGCAACAGGACCTCAGTAATTTGTAGTTTGATGCAACTTGTATCATAATACTTGAACTGGAATTGGAAGAATCTAGATCAAACACACATCAATattaacctacataatatattctaaCAAAGAGAATGGGACtgtgtaaataaacaaaaatttacaGTAATGCTTTAGCATAGTCAATTCCTTACACtaatttaattatgtaaataaaattctctaagaatattgtttaacaatgtaaacttaatttaaaggAATGTTGTGTTGCAGCAAAAAATAAGAATGAATACACTGGGtttcaaatatataaaattagtaattaatttacATGCACGTGGCAGTAAATATAACACATTGAACTTTAGAAAGCGAAGCTGatgatttattttacttataaagCTTAATGTGTAATACTTACAGCCGAGAACTGTGAGTTCTAGCATCGTTCACAAAATATCAGTCTTTTGATGTATAATTTTGATCTGTAAACACAATTGTGACATTTTAAAATGCAGTTACTTTTCTGCTTTGTCACATCTTGGTAGTGGCTTCGAGCGAGCGCAGCAAAGGCGCACGGGCCATATACTAGAATCTATCCTTAGAAGCGTGCAGGTCCGGGCTGGTGAGATATTGGAGCTCCTGCAACTCCTGGAACTTCTCATGGTCTCGGATGTGTGCATAATTTGCAGATAAGCACATCAAGTAATGCACCAAGCTCAATATCACAAGCAAGCATGACACCATAGCTAGGATAAACATAAACTCAGCTTTCTCCACATAATCTTTACAGAATAGCTTTATCTTGTGCGCCTCACATATCCTTAAATCCTCTTGTCTTACAGATGACGGAAACATGAAATCGAATTGAGTGAAGTCAATGCAAGTCGATAGTTCGATGTTTTTCGGCTTCGAACAGAGTTTCCAAAATATCGTGAAAAGGAATGTTGTTATAACTAAAAAGCCAAGTAGTATTAACCAAACGAATgttagtatgtatgtaatgaTCATGAAGACTGCGCATGATATACGGCCGCCCACACGGGCTCTCCACGCTCGGTATACCTTTAGTCTCGTAGCACCTGTCGTGAGACACCCGAGGCACAACAACATGAATCCTAACGCCGCCATACAAGCACTGCCTACGATGAAAATCATTTGAAGAGCTTCAATCCAAATCAGTCGAAAGTGAAAAACTTCGTCAAACATTAATATCGAAAGCGCAGAACCTCGATACATCGTACCACAAAACACCCCCACGCCCAAACAGCACATTATTGTTGCTATGAGGGTGGCGTGAGGAACCCTCGTAAGGCATCTTTGACATCCGTCTCCCATTGTATTTCTGTATAGTTCTTCTTTCACTTCGATAATTGCAAAAATTCACTTTCCAACTTTAGTTTTcagattatttttttataaaataactttcgAACCATTCGGAATGAGCACGGAATGAGTCAACGTCAGTCGTCAAAGTGGTTCACATCTGTCAAAATCAAAACTCCTCTATGATTCcttaagagtaggtaggtaggtacctacctaggtatcacaggtaggtaggtatacgattTAAACTAATAGAGCTTGTAAGAGAGAAATATCTATGGTTTTACCGTGTACAGTCTACCTATTTTTAGCACAGAAAATGGCGGTGCTTGTTTATAGTATcacgtagacggagtaaaaaatctagacaaaggaacgtttgctttctcattcacactaaaaagagagcacagataaagttactaatgtgataaagagagacgcagctaacctattttttgtcccttatcgtgtaaccgatttttttcaaggaatacaacttaagttgcaaaacaaactttgagaattcgtggcatcattgtatttctcaataactagttatttacttgttttcacataaaaaacgtttaatacaaatgttgttgatcggttaatacaaatattgactactaaacaatagtAATTGTACTGTAGGTATCGACCAcgtttacataatatagataaAGGTAGGTGAGCCAACTCTAGCCAAGTCATGGCCATGtagaaaataggtacctacatctacaGACATGGCTTATGAGCAGTCGACATGGGTAACATTGTAAACGTGTCAAACATTGTGACTCGATCTTAGatgaatgtatactatctctatggacTCGATAGCTTACCCGTCACGTCGTATTACGTGTACAAGTATTAGTGTTCTGTGGCAAGCATCGTCTGTGTGGCCGCCATGGGTCGCCGCTCTTTGAGCCGCTCTTAGTGTCAAGCAAGTGCCAAGTGCAAACAAAGGCttaggcctcgtttacggagacgcggggcgtcgcgcgttgcgatgggcggcgcggcccgcactgaatttaaacataatattatggcgtTGTATGAGTACGTTTACCGAgaagcaataggctacttgacaatttttttaagttggtcttaaatggttaatatttgtcctattatatcaaaaaaattaacactatatttttttgcgccctaaaaaccgtaaaactttaatttaaaaaaatatttttcttagacaggtgaaaacactgtcggccatgtttggccgatagattatctgtgctctgacgtcatgcatttgtaaacaacagtataaccctgtggttatactgttacaacaccagggttatactgttgtttacaaatgcatgacgtcagagcacagataatctatcggccaaacatggccgacagtgttttcacctgtctaagaaaaatatttttttaaattaaagttttacggtttttagggcgcaaaaaaatatagtgttaatttttttgatataataggacaaatattaaccatttaagaccaacttaaaaaaattgtcaagtagcctattttataCACGTTTGTTTGATGAGATGGAGCATTTTTTGCGGCCGAGCCCGCGGATGGCATCGACGCGTCCCACGCGGCGTTCATCGTGGCGGTGCACGCGGCGGCAATTCTCGATGAAGCGATGCCCGCAGCGGAACCTTCTGCCagtctttatttggaaatcACATAACGCAGACGCGCCCGCCGCGTGCAATGCCGCGGGCACAGCGGCGGGCACCGCCACTCTTCCCgcctcgcatctctatgaacaacatcgtatattgCCATATGTTTCTGATTACGTGTGCGTTGCGAATTGCCGCTTCACACGCCGCCTCACCGTAAACAGAAAAAACGTACGACGCGCCGCGAGATGCCACGCtacacgcgacgcgcgacgccccgcgtctccgtaaacgaggccttaTTAGCACGTTAGttccttgtcgcactgtacagatTATTAGCGCCAAGTGGTCAAGTATCCATAGAGTATCTACATGGTATCTACCTACCACACGTGCCGTGCCACGTATGTCAAAATTAGAAGAGTAAACGTCAGCTGTGTCACTTGTCAAACTGTGGTCAAATTTTGTAAACAATTTTGGAacttctaaatatttttaattttgtaagaaTTTTAGAGAAAACAGTTACAAACTAATCACTAAATAACTTGTTATGGTGGCCAAGCTTTGTATATAAACAATGGAGACCTTGTATCATCAAACGAGTCAACTAATACAGGAAACATCCAATTTGTTCCATAAGTTGGAGACCGATCCAGATTGGGAGGATATAGAAAACGCGATTCAATCGAAAATTAATACAATTAGTGCGTAAGttcttcgtcatcatcatgtcaTCGTTTTCTTttagaattaagtaggtatttacttttgGCATAGGAATGGTTTTAGGAATGTTAAGTTACCATCAGGttctttgaattttattttatttggtctACATTCACTTGTATATGTAtcttaaataacaaataacgaGTGCTGTACGaaactttatttatatacttatatattttttaaattaatttttaactttatatttcAGAAATTGTGAAAGGTTAGATGTTCTGGTATTCAAGACACCAATTAATCAAAGAGCAATGGCAAAAATGAGAGTTGACCAGCTAAAATATGACAATAAACACattcaggtacctacctaacttatttGAAGTATTTATTCAAAAGTTATctgataaattatttgataaatcaTACATTTCTTGAAAACTAAGAAATACACTGAAGGACATGCATGTTACTGTTTGGAGCCAAAACTAATACCAGCTATATATTCAGCTCAAGTCATTTTTAAGTAGAAGTAGCTCAGTTGAGTACCATACATAAtgttatcctaatcctaataatgttatgttaatataaaaatgaatcactaaatgtgttggtcatcccaaatcttgagaacagctgaaccgatttcgctaattctttttttataatattccttgaagtacgaggaaggttcttacggagagaaaaaacatttaaaaatttgaatcccctgttaggcggaatgaagttcgccagggcagctagtaatattatgaatgtgaaagtggatgtttggatgtttgttactccatcacgcaaaaacggcataacagatttggatgaaatttggaatagagatagattataccctggattaacacataggctacctttttccccgaaaaatcaaagagttcccttgggattttgataaatgttaaTCCATGTgcacgaagtggcgggcattagctagtattactataaattataaatcaaattattttgtaaacaacacatacaaatataataaacaTTAAGTGAAAGATGTTCTTatgccacaaagcaaaataagaagaagaaaaaggtGTTCTTAAAgcaaagtaaaatatatttttatgtaaacaaCAAAACAAGAAGAAGCTATAAAACAAAGTTAAGTAACAAAAACAATTTATCTCTATAATGCAGGCATCTCTAAACAATGCTTCAAACAAAAGGCGCAGGCGTGAGCAAGAGAAAGTGGAGAGGGAACAGTTGCTGAGCAGAAGGTTTGGCCATGACCACACAGAGATCACTGTTGACTACTTGGCACAAGAACAAAACTCCTTACATAATTCTCACAGAAATGTTGATGATATGATACATACAGGTATGGTATATTAATATgatatacttattttttatcccTTGTGGCGTTATTGAAGGACTTCTTTTCGCAGTGAGAAGCGAAAAGTTAATGGAAGAGTAGTGTTTGACCAAAGATTGATTTCTGGCGGAAGCCAAATCCAATCGGCTATACCACAACCTTCGGCCGAAGACGAAGCCAAAGGCTTAATAACCCTAGCAAATTTAGTGTCTTGTTGAAGTTGTCTTCCATTGCGCTCTCGCGTATTCACTCGTAACTGTTCATTTAATTCTGCACTTGCTGTAAGCCTTTGGCTTCACCCCAAACTTTGGCACATTTTGGCTGAAGCCCTAACATTTGGCAGAAGGTAGTTTATTTTACTTGTCATTACGTGCAAAACAAGTAGTTTAATCTGAAAACAAGGTGTATGATTGCGCATTGCACGAAAAAGATCTCTGCCaggcttgtgtatttaatctGTAATCTATGACCTGTACAAATCTCCATGTTgtaacttcagattggacttgTTTTGTGACCACTACACTAATTACAACCTGATGATACATGCCAtaaataaaagctgtgatagcctagtggctaggagatctgccttctaatcggaagtcgggagtttgatcccgggcacctctaacttttcggagttatgtgcgtttttagtaattaaatgtcacttgctttgtcacagtgaaggaaaacatcgtgaggaaacctgcattttgagagttctccataacgttttcaaaggtgtgtaaagtttaccaatccgcatatggccagcgtggtagactatggccaataaccttctcactctgcgaggagacccgtgctctgtagtgagccggcgatggggaTGGGCATGATGACATgccattataattttatttgcgaataaagtttttttttacattatcgAGTCGTTAAACcatgatttatatttaaaaaatctcagAGCAGATATGTATTTGAAGTGAAATTCACATACCTGTAAGAAAAAACACAGGTTGAAGGCCTCTTCCAAGGATTATGGCACAACTACTACGTCAACTGATGTCACACCACAAAGTACTGAGTTTAACAACTTTTtaagttaataattatattatgtgcaTCAATATGCCAAAATCTAGAATTATAAATATAGAGATATTAAACACGACATTTCCGGTAAGTTTCCTGTCCATAATTAATATAGTTAACATTAATttgaaaagttacattaaaaccTCTGGAATGATTTCAAATGATTACTTTTGAGcaatttttatgtaataaattatgatGATTAAAGTCGTGATGACATCAATTTAAAAGCATAGGCAGTTATGCAACCTTTGTTCTGATAAAATATTGATGCAATGATAATAATctttcttaatatataaaacacaaaaatgtttctacctatgtcTGTTATAAACTTTGAACTATCCAACCGATGCGCCACAAACGGGTTTAAATAAGGCAATAATGAgaagttttttaatatatttttttagcgtAGCATACGCCGGGTATCCAttagtcaaatataatatagataacgCTAAGTggcactaggtaggtatcttaaaTTTTTTCTGTAGGTATTTTATGACTGCAGTCTTTTATAGAAGCAAtttcaatatcatcatcaacccatcgccggctcactactgaaaacgggtctcctctcagaatgagaagggtttgacaaCAGTCAAccacactgactgactgacagattggCGACTTCataaacctttgagaacattatggagaacgctcagatctcaggcatgcagggttcCTCATGCCTTAACGCAAGCAatgctttaaccgtgaaggaaaaaatttcctttttttaataaattttttttaatatgatattcttaattaattattttagtatcAATAAAATAGTATAACATAAATGATAACATagataaattgatattgaattGCCTGTTGtcatattgtaataataatattagcaaAGACAACGACAGTTAAATTGCCGTTGACTGACCATAGGCGCGTCCAAGAACGCGGCATCCTTTACCACCTTCAAAATCATGAaaatcgattttattttattgcgatATGATAATCTTGAACAAATCAGTATGTAGATACGCTGTGTACATCCTTATAAAACTCACATTGAATTGTaaaactcctcctttttgaagtcggttaaaaatcgttaaaattaGCTTTCTTAttatatagttcgcgacaggttgacatggccatcagggtggggacgccccgcacagccgcacaacccccgcgctaacaaggtgcgggatagcgcggctgctgtgcgagtgtgcggagcGCCCCCAcatcatactccgattgccatatcgacctgtcgcgaactataactACGTGATCTTTAATCGCATAAAATTAACTAGTAGTCTAGATAATTTTATATTGAACAATGATGA from Maniola hyperantus chromosome 4, iAphHyp1.2, whole genome shotgun sequence carries:
- the Membrin gene encoding probable Golgi SNAP receptor complex member 2, producing the protein METLYHQTSQLIQETSNLFHKLETDPDWEDIENAIQSKINTISANCERLDVLVFKTPINQRAMAKMRVDQLKYDNKHIQASLNNASNKRRRREQEKVEREQLLSRRFGHDHTEITVDYLAQEQNSLHNSHRNVDDMIHTGSNILQTLRYNRETLKGAHKRIIDLANTLGLSNATISLIERRVSQDKYVLFGGMLITLAVIVLVIIYVV
- the M6 gene encoding neuronal membrane glycoprotein M6-b; translation: MGDGCQRCLTRVPHATLIATIMCCLGVGVFCGTMYRGSALSILMFDEVFHFRLIWIEALQMIFIVGSACMAALGFMLLCLGCLTTGATRLKVYRAWRARVGGRISCAVFMIITYILTFVWLILLGFLVITTFLFTIFWKLCSKPKNIELSTCIDFTQFDFMFPSSVRQEDLRICEAHKIKLFCKDYVEKAEFMFILAMVSCLLVILSLVHYLMCLSANYAHIRDHEKFQELQELQYLTSPDLHASKDRF